AACAAAGATGGTATCGTAGTTAAAGGGGCCAAGATCAGCATCAGCGGCGCATACGCCAGCCACGAGGTAGTGGTAATGCCCCAAGCGGCCCATTTCAAGGGTGAAGAAGATTACGCCGTGGCATTTGCAACACCGGTAGATGCCAAGGGAATTACCTTTATATGTCAGTACACCCCTTTTTCCGCTGAAAGAGACATGGCCGACAATATTGAGGAACTGGGGAACCCCCTCTACGGGCAGCGCGAGACATCCATGATAATCTTTGACAATGTCTTTGTCCCCTGGGAACGGGTATTTCACTGCGGCGAGTACCCATATTCCGTTAAGCTCGTGACCCGTTTTTCCAGGACGCATCGTATGACCTGCGGCGGCACATGCAAGGTCGGTTTTATGACCCAGATCATCGGGGCGACAAGACTGATTCAGGAGTACAAGGGCCTGGATAAGGTTACCCACATCAATGAGCAATTGGCGGAGATGGTGGTCTTAAGAGAGACAGCCAGAGCTTGCGGTATGGCTGCCGCTTACAATGGTTCTGAGGAGCCGGTGGGTTCAGGTGTGTTCTTGCCGGATGAATTAATGGGCAACGTCTCCAAGCTGAACGTATGCAACTCCTTCTGGCGCGTATTAGCCCTGGCAGGAGACATAGGCGGAGGTTCGATCGTCACACTGCCCTCCCTCAAGGAACTGAAAAACCCCGAAGTCAAGGAGTATGTAAAGGAGTATCTTGGTTTCGGTTCCGATGTAGCCACAGAAAATATCATGAAGGTAACCAAGTGCCTGCAGAACTGGACGTCCGGGCTGCACGGTGTGGGGACCTGGCATGGCGCCGGACCGCCCATGGCCACGAAAATCATGCTCCAGAGGGTCATCGACTATGAGCGTGATAAAAATCTGGTTAAGCAGACATTAAACCTTAAGTAGAAGCAAAACGAAAAGCAAATAATGTTGGGGCGGCATGCCTATGGTGTGCCGCCCCAATTTCTTTGTATTTCCGCAATTACGACCATGAGGGTTAATGATCCGATCTCCTCACGGGATGCCCCATACCCCATTCACGATGGGGTCAGGATTGATGAAGTCAGCAAAAGCCCGCATCCTGGAGGGTGAGATGATCATCATTCAATCGCCACCAACCGGGGTTAATCCAAGGCAGGGTCTCCC
This genomic window from Syntrophales bacterium contains:
- a CDS encoding 4-hydroxyphenylacetate 3-hydroxylase N-terminal domain-containing protein — its product is MALMTPEQFEESIKKLKPRIFMNGKKVESVLENRNTRTVVEANKASYAWALDPRYKDIMTCYSPLIDDVVNRYTYISASNDDLAKKAEAGAFTSEMLGTCIYRCVGYDAFHSLAATTWEMDKELGTEYNPRFLEYLKMVQTKDLSIAGALTEPRGMRNEKTLAWDDPYLSLKIVDKNKDGIVVKGAKISISGAYASHEVVVMPQAAHFKGEEDYAVAFATPVDAKGITFICQYTPFSAERDMADNIEELGNPLYGQRETSMIIFDNVFVPWERVFHCGEYPYSVKLVTRFSRTHRMTCGGTCKVGFMTQIIGATRLIQEYKGLDKVTHINEQLAEMVVLRETARACGMAAAYNGSEEPVGSGVFLPDELMGNVSKLNVCNSFWRVLALAGDIGGGSIVTLPSLKELKNPEVKEYVKEYLGFGSDVATENIMKVTKCLQNWTSGLHGVGTWHGAGPPMATKIMLQRVIDYERDKNLVKQTLNLK